The following proteins come from a genomic window of Amaranthus tricolor cultivar Red isolate AtriRed21 chromosome 14, ASM2621246v1, whole genome shotgun sequence:
- the LOC130799430 gene encoding uncharacterized mitochondrial protein AtMg00860-like, protein MSSKCEFWLEKVSFFGHFDSKESILVNLAKIEAVRSCSSPKNVTEVRSFLGLAGYYCRFDKDFSRIARLMTSLMKKEKKFEWYDECEQVFVTLKERLTTTPILTLPEPNWITRFTAMQ, encoded by the coding sequence ATGTCATCAAAGTGTGAGTTCTGGTTAGAGAAAGTGTCGTTTTTTGGACATTTTGATTCTAAAGAGAGCATTTTAGTGAATCTGGCAAAGATAGAGGCAGTACGGAGTTGTTCGTCACCAAAGAACGTCACAGAGgtgagaagtttcttaggcttggctGGGTACTACTGTCGGTTTGATAAAGATTTTTCTCGTATTGCTCGACTTATGACTTCTTTAatgaaaaaagagaagaaatttGAGTGGTATGATGAGTGTGAACAAGTCTTCGTAactttgaaggaaaggttaactacgACCCCAATTCTTACTCTACCTGAGCCAAATTGGATTACTCGGTTTACAGCGATGCAATAA